TGGCGGTGCGGAGGCGCGTCGCGGCGTCCTCCGGGGGGACGTCGCCGATCCAGGCGCCCATGGCGGCCTCGGATCCGGCGAGGAACTTGAGCTTGTCGGCGGCGCGTCGGGGGCTGGTGAGCTGGAGGCTCAGGCGCACGGTGTCGCGGCCGACGTTCACGGGCGCCTGGTGCCAGGCGGCGATGTACGGCGTCTCGGACTCGTAGAGGGCGTCGACGCCGCGGAGGATCCGCAGGTACATCGGCGCGAGCTCGTCCTTCTCGGGGTCGGAGAGTCCGGCGAAGTCGGCGACGTGGCGGTGGGGGAGCAGGTGGATTTCGAGCGGCCAGCGCGCGGCGAACGGCACGAACGCGGTGAAGTGCTCACCGCGCAGCAGCACGCGGGGACCGGCCTGCTCGAACTCGAGGATCCGCTGGAACAGATCGGGGGCCGTCCGGTCGATCGAGTCGAGCAGACGCGTCGTCCGCGGCGTGACGTACGGGTAGGCGTAGATCTGGCCGTGCGGATGCTGCAGCGTGACGCCGATCGCCTCGCCGCGGTTCTCGAACGGGAAGACCTGCTCGATGCCGGGGAGCGCCGACAGGGCCGCGGTGCGGTCGGCCCACGCCTCGATGACGGTGCGGGCGCGGGTGACGGTCTGCGTGCCGAACGAGCCGGTGCGCTCGGGCGAGAAGCAGACGACCTCGGTGCGGCCGACGCTCGTGCGGGTGCGACCGAGGCCGAGGTGGGCGAGGTCCTCGAGCCCGCGGGGCGCATCGACCGCTTCGGGGGCGTCGCCGACCGCGGCTGCGAGGGCGGGGCCGAACGACGGCGACTTGTTCTCGAAGACGGCGACGTCGTAGACCGACGGGATCTCGGAGGGGTTGGTGGCCGTCTGCGGAGCCAGGGGGTCGAGTTCGGCGGGCGGCAGGAAGGCGCGGTTCTGGCGGGCCGCGGCGACCGAGACCCAGTCG
This DNA window, taken from Microbacterium sp. MM2322, encodes the following:
- the galT gene encoding galactose-1-phosphate uridylyltransferase, which gives rise to MNTPENGTPTHTAAETSELGAGVVKRSTRLADGRELIYFDDPGTTLGPDRAADTRDLGARPETATMRQDILTGDWVSVAAARQNRAFLPPAELDPLAPQTATNPSEIPSVYDVAVFENKSPSFGPALAAAVGDAPEAVDAPRGLEDLAHLGLGRTRTSVGRTEVVCFSPERTGSFGTQTVTRARTVIEAWADRTAALSALPGIEQVFPFENRGEAIGVTLQHPHGQIYAYPYVTPRTTRLLDSIDRTAPDLFQRILEFEQAGPRVLLRGEHFTAFVPFAARWPLEIHLLPHRHVADFAGLSDPEKDELAPMYLRILRGVDALYESETPYIAAWHQAPVNVGRDTVRLSLQLTSPRRAADKLKFLAGSEAAMGAWIGDVPPEDAATRLRTAIEGVTL